In a single window of the Massilia oculi genome:
- a CDS encoding recombinase family protein produces the protein MTQRIARIYQRVSTDSQDLTRQKKLVEDAEAAGFYVAGVYSEKISGTTNNRPELNRLIADLKKGDVVVAESLDRISRLPVAEGEALIERITDKGAKISVPDLIDLSEVIDNSTDEMVRIVLEANQKMMLKIALHIARKDYEQRASKQASGIAEKKEADKSKPLEERTYKGRKADTFTNAKIIELRGLNYTIAKIADKLSVSESQVKLILKRDKAAQTA, from the coding sequence ATGACCCAGCGTATCGCACGGATTTACCAGCGAGTCTCGACGGACTCCCAAGACCTGACCCGCCAAAAGAAGCTTGTGGAGGATGCTGAAGCCGCTGGCTTCTACGTGGCGGGCGTCTATTCGGAGAAGATCAGCGGAACCACCAACAACCGCCCTGAATTGAATCGGCTGATTGCCGACCTCAAGAAAGGTGATGTTGTTGTTGCCGAATCGCTAGACCGCATCAGCCGCTTGCCGGTAGCTGAGGGAGAAGCCCTGATTGAACGCATCACTGATAAGGGAGCGAAAATCTCTGTTCCCGATCTAATCGACCTCTCCGAAGTCATCGACAACTCGACCGATGAAATGGTGCGGATCGTACTGGAAGCGAATCAGAAGATGATGCTGAAGATTGCCCTGCACATTGCCCGTAAAGACTATGAACAGCGTGCCAGCAAGCAAGCTTCTGGGATCGCGGAGAAGAAAGAAGCCGACAAGAGCAAGCCGCTGGAAGAACGTACGTACAAGGGCCGCAAGGCTGATACGTTCACCAACGCTAAGATCATCGAGCTTCGAGGCCTGAACTACACTATCGCCAAGATTGCCGACAAGCTGAGCGTCAGCGAATCGCAAGTTAAGCTGATCCTCAAGCGTGATAAAGCCGCGCAGACCGCCTGA
- a CDS encoding cache domain-containing protein, whose product MKMIATTAALCLGLAATNALANEPTEKDAIAMAERGAAVIKAKGKAEMMKLINAKDPSFVQGSLYVDLRDVKTGIVLAHPYNPSIVGKDLTDVPDANGKKYRREIIELAAAKGKGWVDYQYKNPTTGKIEPKTTYILLVDDVVLEAGIYKK is encoded by the coding sequence ATGAAGATGATCGCCACCACCGCCGCCCTCTGCCTGGGGCTGGCCGCCACGAACGCACTGGCCAACGAGCCGACCGAGAAGGACGCCATCGCGATGGCCGAGCGCGGCGCCGCCGTGATCAAGGCCAAGGGCAAGGCCGAGATGATGAAGCTCATCAATGCCAAGGATCCGAGCTTCGTCCAGGGCTCGCTGTACGTCGACCTGCGCGACGTCAAGACCGGCATCGTGCTGGCCCACCCGTACAACCCGTCGATCGTCGGCAAGGACCTGACCGACGTGCCCGATGCGAACGGCAAGAAATACCGGCGCGAGATCATCGAGCTGGCCGCGGCCAAGGGCAAGGGCTGGGTCGATTACCAGTACAAGAATCCGACCACCGGCAAGATCGAGCCGAAGACCACGTACATCCTGCTGGTCGACGACGTGGTGCTGGAGGCGGGAATTTATAAGAAATGA
- a CDS encoding recombinase family protein, whose amino-acid sequence MKGYSYSRYSSDAQKKGTSIARQQTLARKWCKDNGVELSERVFADEAVSGFHGANADSGALGEFIAAVKSGEIDSKCCLIIEHLDRLTRMKPMQAVGLLSDITELGVTVVTLRPEMKFTSDWDTMQLLQAVLHLDNAHKESARKSDLGKIEWAKRFQRARESKHHIGGRVSNWLTLGKDGAYIVNEHAYAVGRIFELCLQGLGSTAISQTLNSEGYRTFNKGERWGTTAVLSILQNRAAIGELALKDGGDPIPGYFPAVVDAATFEAAHGRIAARKTGSIPKQSAAFNVWGKLVFCGACGSAMHIIQRTKFKYLMCANKRYGQCNGARNVRLDESEDVFMCMLRELDALHFAMPDPERLSRELSAAEGRLLLEREKLAILADKVAQHPESETFTNLMLQAESKVVATRGEVERLKAELTGSGDKLSLAEIRAKVDMNDKDMRRRANAFLHRLGVKVHIADGYLVTQGDEARAMFAVSKNRIGCLGLEDDPHDFADEVAADVIAENVKTLLVKPDDSSEYRSEIPNLVAANAIAASVKTLLDKPGGGFVYRGVVTTPNGRGTRRVKVDS is encoded by the coding sequence ATGAAAGGCTACTCATACTCGCGTTACAGTTCCGATGCTCAGAAAAAGGGAACCTCAATTGCCCGACAGCAGACCCTTGCCCGGAAATGGTGTAAGGACAACGGCGTCGAGCTTTCGGAGCGTGTGTTTGCTGATGAAGCCGTTAGTGGCTTCCATGGTGCAAACGCGGATAGCGGGGCGCTTGGAGAGTTCATTGCCGCCGTCAAGTCTGGAGAAATTGACTCCAAGTGCTGCTTAATTATTGAACACCTTGACCGGCTCACCCGTATGAAGCCCATGCAGGCGGTCGGGTTACTGTCAGACATCACTGAACTTGGCGTGACGGTGGTGACGTTACGACCTGAAATGAAATTCACCAGCGACTGGGACACGATGCAGCTTCTACAAGCTGTGTTGCATCTTGATAACGCTCACAAAGAAAGTGCCCGGAAAAGCGATCTCGGCAAGATTGAGTGGGCGAAGCGGTTTCAGCGGGCGAGGGAGTCTAAGCATCACATCGGCGGTCGGGTGTCCAACTGGCTTACGCTTGGCAAGGATGGTGCGTACATTGTGAACGAGCATGCGTACGCCGTTGGCCGTATCTTTGAATTGTGCTTACAGGGCTTGGGAAGCACGGCAATTTCGCAGACGCTCAATTCCGAAGGCTACAGGACGTTTAACAAGGGGGAACGGTGGGGAACTACCGCCGTTCTTTCGATTCTCCAGAATCGGGCAGCTATTGGAGAATTGGCCCTGAAAGACGGTGGCGACCCGATTCCCGGTTACTTCCCTGCTGTCGTGGATGCAGCGACCTTTGAGGCGGCACATGGGAGGATCGCAGCACGTAAAACCGGGTCGATTCCGAAGCAATCGGCGGCGTTCAACGTTTGGGGCAAGCTGGTGTTTTGCGGTGCGTGTGGCAGCGCCATGCACATCATCCAGCGTACTAAGTTCAAGTATTTGATGTGTGCCAACAAGCGCTATGGGCAGTGCAACGGAGCCAGGAATGTGCGGTTGGATGAAAGCGAAGATGTGTTCATGTGCATGCTCCGTGAACTGGATGCATTGCACTTTGCTATGCCCGATCCTGAACGCCTTTCGCGTGAACTGTCGGCAGCAGAGGGGCGATTACTGCTGGAGCGGGAAAAGCTAGCAATCTTGGCAGACAAGGTGGCACAGCATCCTGAATCGGAGACTTTTACCAATTTGATGTTGCAAGCGGAAAGCAAAGTTGTTGCCACTCGCGGCGAGGTAGAGCGGCTGAAAGCAGAACTGACAGGAAGCGGTGACAAGTTGAGTTTGGCAGAGATTCGGGCGAAGGTCGATATGAACGATAAGGATATGCGTAGGCGTGCGAATGCCTTTCTTCATCGCCTAGGGGTCAAGGTGCATATCGCTGACGGCTACTTGGTGACACAGGGTGATGAAGCCCGAGCTATGTTCGCTGTGTCCAAGAATCGTATCGGCTGTCTAGGATTGGAAGACGACCCACACGATTTTGCAGACGAAGTGGCAGCAGATGTGATTGCGGAGAACGTAAAGACGCTTCTTGTTAAGCCGGATGACAGTTCCGAGTATCGTAGCGAAATTCCAAACTTGGTGGCGGCGAATGCCATTGCGGCATCTGTAAAGACGCTATTGGATAAGCCGGGTGGTGGGTTTGTTTATCGCGGTGTCGTCACCACGCCGAACGGTAGGGGTACACGACGGGTCAAGGTCGATTCATGA
- a CDS encoding MFS transporter — protein sequence MPVPGPMMPAGLASPAPLRLSGVGVFFYVFLPFALGHFLSSLLRNVNAVLASHLVGALALTPGQLGLLTSAFFFAFALVQLPVGMALDRYGPRRVQVAMLLFASGGALLFANCSGFHGLLAARAVMGCGLGGCFMAAVKAISTWIAPNRLPSVHGYLIAVGGMGAASATMPVRAVLEYTDWRGLFFLLAALVACTGLLIALLYPKADGPAAQRGPLLPALREIWRAPSFRAVASLVLTPHAVFFGVQGLWIGRWLSDVGRYPEPAVAYLLYLGMAAVVFGAIAVGMITEWAGRHGMPPLDVAAAGITFFVLVQAAFVVGYRPSVAMLSVMFTLVGTITGIEYAIVAQSMPRELTGRAATFLNLLIFIGAFLVQAGFGLVIGLWEPDMLGRAPPEAYRAAFALLVAIQLPGLWRFARRRTAELSQP from the coding sequence ATGCCGGTTCCCGGTCCGATGATGCCAGCCGGCCTGGCTTCCCCGGCACCCCTGCGCCTGTCCGGCGTGGGGGTGTTCTTCTACGTGTTCCTGCCTTTCGCGCTGGGACACTTCCTGTCTTCGCTGCTGCGCAACGTGAACGCGGTGCTGGCTTCGCACCTGGTGGGTGCGCTGGCGCTCACGCCGGGCCAGCTCGGATTACTGACCAGCGCGTTCTTCTTCGCCTTCGCCCTGGTCCAGCTGCCGGTGGGGATGGCGCTGGATCGCTACGGGCCGCGCCGGGTGCAGGTGGCGATGCTGCTGTTCGCGTCCGGCGGCGCGCTGCTGTTCGCGAACTGCAGCGGCTTTCATGGCCTGCTGGCGGCGCGCGCCGTCATGGGCTGCGGCTTGGGCGGCTGCTTCATGGCGGCGGTCAAGGCGATCTCCACCTGGATCGCGCCGAACCGGCTGCCGTCGGTGCACGGCTACCTGATCGCGGTCGGCGGCATGGGCGCCGCCAGCGCCACCATGCCGGTGCGCGCCGTGCTGGAATACACCGACTGGCGCGGCCTGTTTTTCCTGCTGGCGGCGCTGGTGGCCTGTACCGGCCTGTTGATCGCGCTGCTGTACCCCAAGGCCGACGGCCCGGCCGCGCAGCGCGGTCCGCTGCTGCCGGCCCTGCGCGAAATCTGGCGCGCGCCGAGCTTTCGCGCGGTGGCCTCGCTGGTCTTGACCCCGCATGCGGTGTTCTTCGGGGTGCAGGGTTTATGGATCGGGCGCTGGCTGTCCGACGTGGGGCGCTATCCCGAGCCCGCGGTCGCCTATCTGCTCTACCTGGGCATGGCGGCGGTGGTGTTCGGCGCGATCGCGGTCGGCATGATCACCGAATGGGCCGGACGGCACGGCATGCCGCCGCTCGACGTGGCGGCTGCCGGCATCACCTTTTTCGTGCTGGTGCAGGCCGCCTTCGTGGTCGGTTACCGGCCCAGTGTCGCGATGCTGTCGGTGATGTTCACGCTGGTGGGCACGATCACCGGCATCGAGTACGCCATCGTGGCGCAGTCGATGCCGCGCGAACTGACGGGGCGCGCCGCGACTTTTTTGAACCTCCTGATCTTCATCGGCGCCTTCCTGGTCCAGGCCGGTTTCGGGCTGGTGATCGGCCTATGGGAGCCCGACATGCTCGGCCGCGCGCCGCCGGAAGCCTACCGCGCCGCCTTCGCCCTGCTGGTGGCGATCCAGCTGCCCGGCCTGTGGCGTTTCGCGCGCCGGCGCACGGCTGAGCTTTCTCAACCGTAA
- a CDS encoding PQQ-dependent sugar dehydrogenase, with protein MGKPLPLMCAGAAVLLLAACGDRSTLPPGADMGSQPTLKEPNKTLIPTVHIAPAKGWPANMTPTPAPGLAVNAFGTALDHPRWIYVLPNGDVLVAETNAPQRPEKSGLFNWVQGKVMARAGAGVPSANRISLLRDADGDGVAELKRVFLKDLNSPFGMALVGDTLYVANTDAVVRFPYKEGATEILDKPQQVAPLPGGPLNHHWTKNIIASKDGSKLYATTGSNSNVAENGMDQEKDRAAILEIDIASGRTRVFASGLRNPNGLAWHPETGVLWTVVNERDLIGSDLVPDYLTSVKDGGFYGWPYSYFGKNVDTRVEPPRPDLVAKAIVPDYALGAHVAALGLAFYEGSLLPAQYRNGAIIGNHGSWNRKPRAGYNVVFVPFKNGRPNGKPVDMLTGFVNKDGEAHGRPVGVAVDHKGAVLVADDVGNVIWRVVPDAG; from the coding sequence ATGGGCAAACCACTTCCGTTGATGTGCGCAGGCGCCGCCGTGCTTCTGCTGGCCGCCTGCGGCGACCGATCCACCTTGCCGCCCGGCGCCGACATGGGTTCGCAGCCGACCCTGAAGGAGCCGAACAAGACCCTGATCCCGACCGTCCACATCGCCCCGGCCAAGGGCTGGCCGGCGAACATGACGCCGACCCCGGCGCCTGGCCTGGCGGTGAACGCCTTCGGCACCGCGCTCGACCATCCGCGCTGGATCTACGTGCTCCCGAACGGCGACGTGCTGGTGGCCGAGACCAATGCGCCGCAGCGTCCGGAAAAGAGCGGTCTCTTCAACTGGGTGCAGGGCAAGGTCATGGCGCGCGCCGGCGCCGGCGTGCCGAGCGCGAACCGTATCAGCCTGCTGCGCGACGCCGATGGCGACGGCGTGGCCGAGCTGAAGCGCGTGTTCCTGAAAGACCTGAACTCGCCGTTCGGCATGGCGCTGGTGGGCGATACGCTGTACGTCGCCAATACCGACGCGGTGGTGCGCTTCCCGTACAAGGAAGGCGCGACCGAGATCCTCGACAAGCCGCAGCAGGTGGCGCCGCTGCCGGGCGGTCCGCTGAACCACCACTGGACCAAGAACATCATCGCCAGCAAGGACGGCAGCAAGCTGTACGCGACCACGGGCTCGAACAGCAACGTCGCCGAGAACGGCATGGACCAGGAAAAGGACCGGGCCGCGATCCTGGAGATCGACATCGCCAGCGGCAGGACGCGTGTCTTCGCATCGGGCCTGCGCAATCCGAACGGCTTGGCCTGGCATCCCGAGACCGGCGTCCTGTGGACCGTCGTGAACGAGCGCGACCTGATCGGCAGCGACCTGGTGCCGGACTACCTGACCTCGGTGAAGGATGGCGGCTTCTATGGCTGGCCGTACAGCTACTTCGGCAAGAACGTCGACACGCGCGTCGAGCCGCCGCGTCCCGACCTGGTGGCAAAGGCGATCGTGCCGGATTACGCGCTGGGCGCCCACGTGGCGGCGCTGGGCCTGGCCTTCTACGAGGGCTCGCTGCTGCCGGCGCAGTACCGCAACGGCGCCATCATCGGCAACCACGGCTCCTGGAACCGCAAGCCGCGCGCGGGCTACAACGTGGTGTTCGTGCCGTTCAAGAATGGCCGGCCGAACGGGAAACCGGTCGACATGCTGACCGGCTTCGTCAACAAGGATGGCGAGGCCCATGGCCGG
- a CDS encoding methyl-accepting chemotaxis protein, with amino-acid sequence MLNKLRIGQKLLLAPGLVLVLLTLLSAAAYYGMVRQNTSLEHMVQVRAARLQAVADVAGEARFAHANAYRLLAWVNGSFAQNRLTALTADIGRRHAAIGDKLGKFAQGAEADERAPIEASQAALASYRKAVGETIEMASIDQSIATNSMQKAEQQFVALDAELTRLARLEKKMSEDAHAAAKAEFRGLGLSMAGLVLLSVGLSLAVTMLVRRSMLGGINAIARTVGELAEGRLDAPPLQAKGRDEIDDTARALDHTIARLNAALHSVMNAVRSIDTASQEIASGNLDLSTRTEMQAGSLEQTASTMETLTTAVKDNASNARQASELAAQASQLASRGGQAVQQAVTTMESIQASSRKIVEIIGVIDGISFQTNILALNAAVEAARAGEQGRGFAVVASEVRTLAQRSAAAAKEIKGLIADSVSIIERGNASVSEAGASMGDIVSSVRQVNDIIGRISIASTEQADGIAEVNRAVGQMDGMTQQNAALVEQAAAAAESLHEQTVNLAKAVAIFRIAPGLDAAVAGVETPQETTAEEAPEAVFQGVGERRASGSAMRGGPLRALPAAPTRRRA; translated from the coding sequence ATGCTGAACAAACTGCGGATCGGCCAGAAACTGCTGCTGGCCCCGGGACTCGTGCTGGTCCTGCTGACCCTGCTTTCGGCGGCCGCCTATTACGGCATGGTGCGCCAGAACACCTCGCTCGAACATATGGTGCAGGTACGCGCCGCGCGCCTGCAGGCGGTGGCCGACGTCGCCGGCGAGGCGCGCTTCGCGCACGCCAACGCCTACCGGCTGCTGGCCTGGGTCAACGGCAGCTTCGCCCAGAACCGCCTGACGGCCCTGACGGCCGACATCGGGCGCAGGCATGCCGCCATCGGCGACAAGCTGGGCAAGTTCGCGCAGGGTGCCGAAGCGGACGAGCGCGCGCCGATCGAGGCCTCGCAGGCGGCGCTGGCGAGCTACCGCAAGGCGGTCGGCGAGACCATCGAGATGGCCTCGATCGACCAGTCGATCGCCACCAACTCGATGCAGAAGGCCGAGCAGCAGTTCGTCGCCCTCGACGCCGAACTGACGCGCCTGGCCCGGTTGGAAAAGAAGATGAGCGAAGACGCCCATGCCGCCGCCAAGGCCGAGTTCCGCGGCCTGGGCCTGAGCATGGCCGGCCTGGTGCTGCTCTCGGTCGGCCTGTCGCTGGCGGTGACGATGCTGGTGCGGCGCTCGATGCTGGGCGGGATCAACGCGATTGCGCGCACGGTCGGCGAACTGGCCGAGGGCCGGCTCGACGCGCCGCCCTTGCAGGCGAAAGGCCGCGACGAGATCGACGACACCGCGCGCGCGCTCGACCACACCATCGCGCGCCTCAACGCCGCCCTGCACAGCGTGATGAACGCGGTGCGCTCGATCGACACGGCGTCGCAGGAAATCGCCAGCGGCAACCTGGACCTGTCGACCCGCACCGAGATGCAGGCCGGCTCGCTCGAGCAGACCGCCAGCACCATGGAGACCCTGACCACCGCGGTCAAAGACAATGCCAGCAACGCACGCCAGGCCTCGGAACTGGCGGCGCAGGCGTCGCAACTGGCGTCGCGCGGCGGCCAGGCGGTGCAGCAGGCGGTGACGACGATGGAATCGATCCAGGCCAGCTCGCGCAAGATCGTCGAGATCATCGGCGTCATCGACGGCATCTCGTTCCAGACCAACATCCTGGCCCTGAATGCGGCGGTGGAAGCGGCGCGCGCCGGCGAGCAGGGACGCGGCTTCGCCGTGGTGGCGAGCGAGGTGCGCACCCTGGCCCAGCGCTCGGCGGCGGCGGCCAAGGAAATCAAGGGCCTGATCGCCGATTCGGTAAGCATCATCGAGCGCGGCAACGCCTCGGTCAGCGAGGCCGGCGCCAGCATGGGCGACATCGTGTCCTCGGTGCGCCAGGTGAACGACATCATCGGCCGCATCAGCATCGCCAGCACCGAGCAGGCCGACGGCATCGCCGAGGTCAATCGCGCGGTTGGACAGATGGACGGCATGACCCAGCAGAACGCGGCCCTGGTCGAGCAAGCCGCTGCGGCCGCCGAAAGCCTGCACGAGCAGACCGTGAACCTGGCGAAGGCGGTGGCGATCTTCCGCATCGC